The Candidatus Methylomirabilota bacterium DNA segment ATCGGCCACCTCGTGCTCCTCGTGGCCGAGAAGCGGAAGGAGATCGGCATCCTCAAGGCGATGGGGGCGACCTCCGGCTCCATCGCGGTCGTGTTCCTCGCCGCCGGCATGCTGATCGGGCTGGTGGGCACGGTGGCGGGCAGCGCGTTCGGGCTGGGGCTCATCTGGGTGCAGAACACCTACAAGATCATCCGTCTCGCCGGCGACGTCTACCAGATCGACTACCTCCCCATGAAGCTCACCGGCAGCGACTTCGCCATGGTCATCGGCTCCACCCTGGTCATCTCGTTCCTCGCCACGCTCTCCCCGGCGCGCCGCGCCGCGAGCCTCGTCCC contains these protein-coding regions:
- a CDS encoding FtsX-like permease family protein; amino-acid sequence: IGHLVLLVAEKRKEIGILKAMGATSGSIAVVFLAAGMLIGLVGTVAGSAFGLGLIWVQNTYKIIRLAGDVYQIDYLPMKLTGSDFAMVIGSTLVISFLATLSPARRAASLVPVDVLRYE